The following proteins are encoded in a genomic region of Roseisolibacter agri:
- the truB gene encoding tRNA pseudouridine(55) synthase TruB — protein MADGLLLVDKPAGVTSHDVVNVVRRATGERRVGHAGTLDPFATGLLVVLTGRATRLIPHVSGDPKVYEATVRFGAETDTEDLLGSIVREAPAATEEAVRAAIPALTGWLDQVPPAYSAKRVQGKRAYDLAREGIAVELAPSRVRVDRWELLAWRAGEHVEADVRVTCGGGTYIRSLARDLGRLTGSAAHLTALRRAHSGAFDVAHATSLDDVREGRAVLRAPLDALPEHPVQTLDDGDVRRILAGIQVHAIVDGAWAALTNPSGALVALAERAGERWQPRVVLHG, from the coding sequence ATGGCCGACGGCCTTCTTCTCGTCGACAAGCCCGCGGGCGTGACGTCGCACGACGTCGTGAACGTGGTGCGGCGCGCGACCGGCGAGCGCCGCGTCGGCCACGCGGGCACGCTCGACCCGTTCGCGACGGGTCTGCTCGTCGTCCTGACCGGTCGCGCGACGCGCCTCATCCCGCACGTCAGCGGCGATCCCAAGGTCTACGAGGCGACGGTCCGCTTCGGTGCCGAGACGGACACCGAGGACCTGCTGGGGTCGATCGTGCGCGAGGCGCCCGCAGCCACCGAGGAGGCCGTGCGCGCGGCGATCCCCGCGCTCACCGGGTGGCTCGACCAGGTGCCGCCGGCGTATTCGGCCAAGCGCGTCCAGGGGAAGCGGGCGTACGACCTCGCGCGGGAGGGGATCGCCGTGGAGCTCGCCCCATCGCGCGTGCGCGTCGACCGCTGGGAGTTGCTGGCGTGGCGCGCGGGTGAGCACGTGGAGGCCGACGTGCGCGTGACGTGCGGCGGCGGGACGTACATCCGCTCGCTGGCGCGCGACCTCGGGCGACTCACAGGGAGCGCCGCGCATCTCACCGCGCTTCGGCGGGCTCACAGCGGCGCGTTCGACGTCGCGCACGCCACCTCGCTCGACGACGTGCGCGAGGGCCGTGCGGTGCTGCGCGCACCGCTCGACGCGCTTCCCGAGCATCCCGTGCAGACGCTGGACGACGGCGATGTGCGGCGCATCCTCGCGGGCATCCAGGTGCACGCGATCGTGGACGGCGCGTGGGCCGCGCTCACGAATCCGTCGGGCGCGCTCGTCGCGCTGGCGGAGCGGGCAGGGGAGCGCTGGCAGCCGCGCGTGGTGCTGCATGGCTGA
- the infB gene encoding translation initiation factor IF-2, whose amino-acid sequence MSKLRVHDMAGEFGITTEEVIDLLRKMDVPVRSHLTLLTDDQVSRIRARWEREKRARAERAAQAAAPAPPPRRRRSAAAEPAAAAAAPVAEAAPATTVRRRVRSADAADDHAGVLTAEAAPAPVAEAPAPAVEEPRTPAPVVEAPVVAAPAAPAAPVAPETPAPTPAPEPVVVEAAPVRDIVAVPTPAAPVAAEAPAVETPVERPAAPAADAPQAPARPSAPPAAPAQPTPARPQPVMPAMRPVASASPSTPAPAPAAAGPAGGTAAPGGPRPRPITPGAPRPRPVTPGAPRGMTPVASAAPGGGQTRRDGGRGPVGGFASPYGGGGGGGAGTGTAGAGAGAGARDRGRGGKKGKRGAVDQQAVADNISRTLHGMRGPAGRGSGRRDARDSREEMEALRAANEQRERTTVRVNEFITVADLAQILKISPTQIVGFALKNLGLMVTINQRLDFDQIELIASEFGFQAVREEEYLADFGEETTVDAEEDLQPRPPVVTIMGHVDHGKTSLLDYIRKANVVAGEAGGITQHIGAYHVSLPDKRFITFLDTPGHQAFTAMRARGAQVTDIVVLVVAADDGLMPQTIEAISHAKNAGVPLVVAINKIDLPQANPGKVKQELLQHNVVLEEFGGNVLSTEISAKKGTNVSDLLDQLVLQAEILDLKANADKRATGTVVEAQLDPGKGPVATVLVQSGTLRVGDDFIVGQFSGRVRALLDERGKQVKAAGPAIPVQILGLTGVPMAGDQLIVVEDATQAREIAQRRERLDREAKSRRTSKGAVTLEDFMNVASAGEKRTLKLLIKADQGGPAEALADALGQLSNEEVVVDIIQRGVGAITEGDILLAKAAGAIIIGFHVRPDTKARTAAEREGVDIKLYRIIYEAVNDVKAALEGMLKPEQREVILGEAEVREVFKVPRIGAIAGSYVRSGSFQRGAKVRVVRDGVEIYDGNLGSLRRFKDDVKEVKEGFECGIGVENFNDLKVGDVIECYRTEEVARTLQSGSANS is encoded by the coding sequence TTGAGCAAGCTTCGTGTGCACGACATGGCGGGCGAGTTCGGGATCACCACGGAGGAGGTCATCGACCTTCTCCGGAAGATGGACGTCCCGGTCCGCTCCCATCTGACGCTGCTGACCGACGACCAGGTCTCGCGCATCCGCGCGCGCTGGGAGCGGGAGAAGCGCGCCCGGGCCGAGCGCGCCGCGCAGGCGGCCGCGCCGGCGCCGCCGCCGCGTCGTCGCCGCAGCGCCGCTGCCGAACCGGCCGCCGCGGCGGCCGCTCCCGTCGCCGAGGCCGCACCCGCGACCACGGTGCGCCGCCGCGTGCGCAGCGCCGACGCGGCCGACGACCACGCGGGCGTGCTGACGGCGGAGGCCGCTCCGGCGCCCGTCGCCGAGGCGCCCGCGCCGGCGGTCGAGGAGCCGCGGACGCCCGCGCCCGTCGTCGAGGCGCCGGTCGTCGCCGCTCCGGCGGCACCCGCCGCCCCGGTCGCGCCCGAGACGCCCGCTCCCACGCCCGCGCCCGAGCCGGTCGTCGTCGAGGCCGCGCCGGTGCGCGACATCGTCGCCGTGCCGACTCCCGCCGCGCCGGTCGCGGCCGAGGCGCCCGCGGTCGAGACGCCGGTCGAGCGTCCTGCCGCGCCCGCGGCGGATGCTCCGCAGGCGCCCGCACGTCCGAGCGCGCCACCCGCTGCGCCGGCGCAGCCGACCCCGGCGCGTCCGCAGCCGGTGATGCCGGCCATGCGGCCGGTCGCGTCGGCCTCGCCGTCGACGCCGGCGCCGGCGCCCGCCGCCGCCGGTCCGGCCGGCGGCACCGCGGCCCCCGGTGGTCCGCGTCCGCGTCCGATCACGCCCGGCGCGCCGCGCCCGCGTCCCGTGACGCCTGGTGCGCCGCGCGGCATGACGCCCGTGGCCTCCGCGGCGCCGGGTGGTGGCCAGACCCGCCGTGACGGCGGCCGTGGCCCCGTGGGCGGCTTCGCCAGCCCGTACGGCGGTGGCGGTGGCGGTGGCGCCGGTACCGGGACCGCCGGCGCAGGTGCCGGCGCCGGGGCGCGCGATCGTGGCCGCGGTGGCAAGAAGGGCAAGCGCGGCGCGGTCGACCAGCAGGCGGTCGCCGACAACATCTCGCGCACGCTGCACGGCATGCGCGGGCCGGCCGGCCGTGGCAGCGGGCGCCGCGACGCGCGCGACTCGCGGGAGGAGATGGAGGCGCTGCGCGCCGCCAACGAGCAGCGCGAGCGCACGACGGTCCGCGTCAACGAGTTCATCACCGTCGCGGACCTGGCGCAGATCCTCAAGATCTCGCCGACGCAGATCGTGGGCTTCGCCCTGAAGAACCTGGGGCTGATGGTCACGATCAACCAGCGCCTCGACTTCGACCAGATCGAGCTCATCGCCAGCGAGTTCGGCTTCCAGGCCGTGCGCGAGGAGGAGTACCTCGCGGACTTCGGCGAGGAGACGACGGTCGACGCCGAGGAGGACCTGCAGCCGCGGCCGCCCGTCGTGACCATCATGGGTCACGTCGACCACGGCAAGACGTCGCTGCTCGACTACATCCGCAAGGCGAACGTCGTGGCCGGCGAGGCCGGCGGCATCACGCAGCACATCGGCGCGTACCACGTGTCGCTGCCGGACAAGCGGTTCATCACCTTCCTCGACACCCCGGGCCACCAGGCGTTCACCGCCATGCGTGCGCGTGGTGCGCAGGTGACCGACATCGTCGTGCTGGTCGTGGCGGCGGACGACGGCCTGATGCCGCAGACCATCGAGGCGATCTCGCACGCGAAGAACGCGGGCGTGCCGCTGGTGGTGGCGATCAACAAGATCGACCTGCCGCAGGCGAACCCGGGCAAGGTCAAGCAGGAGTTGCTGCAGCACAACGTCGTGCTGGAGGAGTTCGGCGGCAACGTGCTCTCGACCGAGATCTCGGCCAAGAAGGGCACGAACGTCTCCGACCTCCTCGACCAGCTCGTGCTGCAGGCCGAGATCCTCGACCTGAAGGCGAACGCCGACAAGCGCGCGACCGGCACGGTGGTCGAGGCGCAGCTCGATCCGGGCAAGGGCCCGGTCGCGACGGTGCTCGTGCAGAGCGGCACGCTCCGCGTCGGCGACGACTTCATCGTCGGTCAGTTCTCCGGCCGCGTGCGCGCGCTGCTCGACGAGCGCGGCAAGCAGGTCAAGGCGGCCGGCCCGGCGATCCCGGTGCAGATCCTCGGTCTGACGGGCGTCCCGATGGCGGGCGACCAGCTGATCGTGGTGGAGGACGCGACGCAGGCGCGCGAGATCGCGCAGCGCCGCGAGCGGCTGGACCGCGAGGCCAAGTCGCGCCGCACCTCGAAGGGCGCGGTCACGCTCGAGGACTTCATGAACGTGGCGTCGGCGGGCGAGAAGCGCACGCTGAAGCTGCTCATCAAGGCCGACCAGGGAGGACCGGCGGAGGCGCTCGCCGACGCGCTCGGCCAGCTGTCGAACGAGGAGGTCGTCGTCGACATCATCCAGCGCGGCGTCGGTGCGATCACCGAGGGCGACATCCTGCTGGCGAAGGCGGCCGGCGCGATCATCATCGGCTTCCACGTGCGCCCGGACACCAAGGCGCGCACGGCGGCCGAGCGCGAGGGCGTCGACATCAAGCTCTATCGCATCATCTACGAGGCGGTCAACGACGTGAAGGCGGCCCTCGAGGGGATGCTCAAGCCGGAGCAGCGCGAGGTCATCCTCGGCGAGGCCGAGGTGCGCGAGGTCTTCAAGGTGCCGCGCATCGGTGCGATCGCCGGCTCGTACGTCCGCAGCGGCTCGTTCCAGCGCGGCGCGAAGGTGCGGGTGGTGCGCGACGGCGTCGAGATCTACGACGGCAACCTGGGCTCGCTGCGCCGCTTCAAGGACGACGTGAAGGAGGTCAAGGAAGGCTTCGAGTGCGGCATCGGCGTCGAGAACTTCAACGACCTCAAGGTCGGCGACGTGATCGAGTGCTACCGCACCGAGGAGGTCGCGCGCACCCTGCAGTCGGGCAGCGCGAACTCCTGA
- the rimP gene encoding ribosome maturation factor RimP: MHDALETAVSAELEALGFELFDLRRRGSRSRPVLDLRIERRDGARVSVDDCARVSRAVEARLEAERLVGEQYVLEVSSPGIERPLRGPADWRKFAGQMAVVTAPSLPAGKAEVTIVALEGEAGEEVAVVRDERGAEHRLRLAEVSQARLAFHWNR, encoded by the coding sequence GTGCACGACGCGCTGGAAACCGCAGTCTCCGCGGAACTCGAGGCCCTCGGGTTCGAGCTCTTCGACCTCCGTCGCCGGGGGTCGCGCAGCCGGCCCGTGCTCGACCTGCGCATCGAGCGGCGGGACGGCGCGCGGGTGTCGGTGGACGACTGCGCGCGCGTCTCGCGGGCCGTCGAGGCCCGACTCGAGGCGGAGCGGCTGGTCGGGGAGCAGTACGTGCTGGAAGTGTCGTCGCCAGGGATCGAACGGCCGCTGCGCGGGCCGGCCGACTGGCGGAAGTTCGCAGGGCAGATGGCGGTGGTCACGGCCCCGTCGCTGCCCGCTGGGAAGGCGGAGGTGACGATCGTCGCTCTCGAAGGCGAGGCTGGCGAGGAAGTGGCGGTCGTCCGCGACGAGCGCGGGGCGGAGCACCGCCTCCGGCTGGCGGAGGTCAGCCAGGCCCGGCTCGCGTTCCACTGGAATCGGTAA
- a CDS encoding polyphenol oxidase family protein: MSAGGTVDVGMEAGVADAAARPADGGAPYLEFDVFSEWGVRALVTTRAAGSFVSGGDEPMGEVMARWSALQHHLAPAGGGRFATARQVHGAHVIEHVAGWTGWLRGHDADGHLAVERGTALAVSVADCVPAYVAHPSGAVAMLHSGWRGTVAGILGSAVRAFAARGLAAAELRVLLGPAICGACYEVSPDVYGQLTGRAVDRPTPVSLHAVLADQARALGVRDLHATPLCTRCDVATLYSHRAGDAGRQLGVIVARVS, from the coding sequence GTGAGCGCGGGCGGCACCGTGGACGTGGGAATGGAGGCGGGCGTCGCCGACGCGGCGGCGCGGCCCGCGGACGGCGGCGCGCCGTACCTCGAGTTCGACGTCTTCTCCGAGTGGGGCGTCCGTGCGCTGGTGACCACGCGCGCGGCGGGCAGCTTCGTCAGCGGCGGGGACGAGCCGATGGGCGAGGTCATGGCCCGCTGGTCCGCGCTGCAGCACCACCTCGCGCCCGCGGGCGGCGGCCGGTTCGCGACCGCGCGGCAGGTACATGGCGCACACGTCATCGAGCACGTCGCCGGCTGGACCGGATGGCTGCGCGGCCACGACGCGGACGGACACCTGGCCGTCGAGCGCGGGACGGCGCTCGCGGTGTCCGTGGCCGACTGCGTCCCGGCCTACGTCGCGCACCCATCGGGCGCCGTGGCGATGCTCCACTCGGGGTGGCGCGGCACGGTCGCGGGGATCCTCGGCAGCGCGGTGCGCGCGTTCGCGGCGCGTGGCCTCGCCGCGGCGGAGCTGCGCGTGCTGCTGGGCCCCGCAATCTGCGGCGCGTGCTACGAGGTGAGCCCGGACGTCTACGGCCAGCTCACCGGCCGCGCGGTCGATCGCCCGACCCCGGTCTCGCTGCACGCGGTGCTCGCCGACCAGGCGCGTGCCCTCGGCGTGCGGGACCTGCACGCGACGCCGCTCTGCACGCGGTGCGACGTGGCCACGCTCTACTCGCACCGCGCCGGCGACGCGGGGCGCCAGCTCGGCGTGATCGTGGCACGCGTGTCATGA
- the rbfA gene encoding 30S ribosome-binding factor RbfA, with product MPYDNRRPDRVAEAIREEVAGFLADGVKDPRVRGLVTVTGVDITRDLRHAKIFVSIMGSDAERDETLAGLTAVAAHLRGRVGRALRLRVAPELSFKTDASVGYAARIETLLEEVRRERDASTNDDAPASDATASDATATDATASEAPNGDASAPDVRG from the coding sequence ATGCCCTACGACAATCGACGCCCCGATCGGGTGGCCGAGGCGATCCGCGAGGAGGTCGCCGGCTTCCTGGCCGACGGCGTGAAGGATCCGCGCGTGCGCGGCCTGGTCACGGTGACCGGCGTCGACATCACGCGCGACCTGCGGCACGCGAAGATCTTCGTCAGCATCATGGGGAGCGACGCGGAGCGCGACGAGACGCTCGCGGGGCTGACGGCGGTGGCCGCGCACCTGCGCGGCCGCGTCGGCCGCGCGCTGCGCCTGCGCGTCGCGCCGGAGCTCTCCTTCAAGACCGACGCGAGCGTCGGCTACGCGGCGCGCATCGAGACGCTCTTGGAGGAGGTGCGCCGCGAGCGCGACGCGTCCACGAACGACGACGCGCCCGCCAGCGACGCGACCGCGAGCGACGCGACCGCGACCGACGCGACTGCGAGCGAGGCGCCGAACGGCGACGCCTCCGCGCCCGACGTGCGCGGCTGA
- a CDS encoding L7Ae/L30e/S12e/Gadd45 family ribosomal protein, whose protein sequence is METPMQDRLLRLLGLGVRGRGAVVGVDRVREAALKGTLVLAVVAPDASPHSQEKVRPLLRARGIPVVEGPGAMELGHAVGREATAVVGVTDPNLARGIQRMLGPSLQGDGADGAPRGARSGG, encoded by the coding sequence ATGGAGACGCCGATGCAGGACCGGCTGCTGCGCCTACTCGGCCTCGGAGTCCGGGGACGGGGGGCGGTGGTCGGAGTGGATCGGGTGCGCGAGGCGGCGCTGAAGGGGACCCTGGTCCTCGCGGTGGTCGCGCCGGACGCCTCGCCCCACAGCCAGGAGAAGGTGCGGCCGCTCCTGCGCGCCCGGGGGATCCCGGTCGTGGAGGGACCGGGCGCGATGGAGTTGGGGCACGCGGTGGGACGAGAGGCGACGGCGGTGGTCGGCGTGACGGACCCCAATCTCGCCCGAGGCATACAACGAATGCTCGGCCCGTCCCTGCAGGGGGACGGCGCGGACGGCGCGCCTCGCGGGGCGCGCTCCGGCGGATGA
- the nusA gene encoding transcription termination factor NusA has protein sequence MVASAEILTAIRELTNSKQLDRTELYALLQDGILAALAKKYGPTVQAEVDIDDDTGQIRVVLLRTVVEEPQDPAREVSLDEARALDAEFQVGDVLEREVPFSEFGRAAVQAAKQRIVQRVREGERTRIKDEFSTKVGELLSGEVQQIERGKLVVMLNKFREAEAIIPYREQNHREHYHQGETIRAVLKRVEDTPKGPRLILSRSDALFVQALFRLEVPEIQQGIVEIRAAAREVGSRTKIAVFSRDDAVDPVGACVGLKGARVQAVVNELGGERIDIVPWSADPERFAKLALAPAKVARVFSDAGSRTIQAIVDEDQLSLAIGRNGQNVRLASELTGWKIDLYSSREWLEKGGEQQLFAAGGDDEVEDLPLGDIAGIDPAVVAVLEAGGYRTLNDILDLERDDFLKLPGIAPAEADRLIQMIDELTTEDESEGAAEEPQDG, from the coding sequence ATGGTCGCTTCGGCTGAGATCCTCACCGCGATTCGCGAGTTGACCAACTCGAAGCAGCTCGATCGCACCGAGCTGTACGCGTTGCTGCAGGATGGCATTCTGGCCGCGCTCGCCAAGAAGTACGGCCCGACCGTTCAGGCCGAGGTCGACATCGACGACGACACGGGCCAGATCCGCGTCGTCCTGCTGCGCACGGTGGTCGAGGAGCCGCAGGACCCGGCCCGCGAGGTCTCCCTCGACGAGGCGCGCGCCCTGGACGCCGAGTTCCAGGTCGGCGACGTGCTGGAGCGCGAGGTTCCCTTCTCGGAGTTCGGCCGCGCCGCCGTGCAGGCCGCCAAGCAGCGCATCGTGCAGCGCGTCCGCGAGGGCGAGCGCACCCGCATCAAGGACGAGTTCTCGACCAAGGTCGGCGAGCTCCTCTCCGGCGAGGTGCAGCAGATCGAGCGCGGCAAGCTCGTGGTGATGCTCAACAAGTTCCGCGAGGCGGAGGCGATCATCCCCTACCGCGAGCAGAACCATCGCGAGCACTATCACCAGGGCGAGACCATCCGCGCGGTGCTCAAGCGCGTCGAGGACACGCCCAAGGGCCCGCGCCTGATCCTCAGCCGCTCGGACGCGCTGTTCGTGCAGGCGCTCTTCCGCCTGGAGGTGCCCGAGATCCAGCAGGGCATCGTCGAGATCCGCGCGGCCGCCCGCGAGGTCGGCAGCCGCACCAAGATCGCCGTCTTCTCGCGTGACGACGCGGTCGATCCGGTCGGCGCCTGCGTGGGCCTCAAGGGCGCCCGCGTGCAGGCCGTCGTGAACGAGCTGGGCGGCGAGCGCATCGACATCGTGCCCTGGTCGGCCGATCCGGAGCGCTTCGCCAAGCTGGCGCTGGCGCCTGCCAAGGTCGCGCGCGTCTTCAGCGACGCCGGCTCGCGCACCATCCAGGCGATCGTGGACGAGGACCAGCTCTCGCTCGCGATCGGCCGCAACGGCCAGAACGTGCGCCTGGCGTCGGAGCTGACGGGCTGGAAGATCGACCTCTACTCAAGCCGCGAGTGGCTGGAGAAGGGCGGCGAGCAGCAGCTCTTCGCGGCCGGCGGCGACGACGAGGTGGAGGACCTGCCGCTGGGCGACATCGCCGGGATCGATCCGGCGGTCGTCGCCGTGCTGGAGGCGGGCGGGTACCGCACGCTGAACGACATCCTCGATCTGGAGCGGGACGACTTCCTCAAGCTGCCGGGCATCGCCCCGGCCGAGGCGGATCGCCTGATCCAGATGATCGACGAGCTCACCACGGAGGACGAGTCCGAGGGAGCCGCCGAGGAGCCGCAGGACGGCTGA